In Georgenia soli, a genomic segment contains:
- a CDS encoding glucosamine inositolphosphorylceramide transferase family protein, which translates to MRLQVRLDPRALRRWHHELVAELARRPDLEVTVRWGDGPSGPPSAEVERLLLLERRLHGLPVGRAAPVDGGALRPYLDGDSRADVVLDLAGGADGDARDGPDARDDGVRTWHLTFDGGAGEEAALAALLAGRPPVVRVVDLAAGRTLAAGRPGSETPGVVVAAFEDLLARCTQLVLAALDGPRPGAGRPAAPDLPADGESPELRPGRATSHAARSVLRAAVHRVYRQLYRAPHWRVGWRRVDGPDVLDLGAHPPGGWHELPDDGQHFYADPFPLAVDGRTYLFVEDFDHGLGRGVVSVVEFTDDGPAGVPRPVLEHAVHLSYPFVLHEHGEFWMIPETSAAGTVELYRAGGFPEGWSLEEVLLEGGEVSDATAFRHRGRWWLSATVRDGGSYSDALHLWSADRLQGPWRPHAANPVLVDISSARPAGRVVSRGGRLVRPVQDGRGGYGAALALAEITRLDDEAFEQRVVARLGPGPQWPGRRLHTLNRAGWLEVIDGSGYSPRFRHLRLPGRR; encoded by the coding sequence GTGCGACTCCAGGTCCGGCTCGACCCGCGCGCGCTGCGCCGCTGGCACCACGAGCTGGTCGCCGAGCTGGCGCGCCGACCCGACCTGGAGGTCACCGTCCGGTGGGGCGACGGTCCGTCCGGGCCGCCGTCGGCGGAGGTCGAGCGGCTCCTCCTCCTCGAGCGGAGGCTGCACGGGCTCCCGGTCGGGCGCGCCGCACCGGTGGACGGGGGCGCCCTGCGTCCCTACCTCGACGGGGACTCGCGTGCCGACGTCGTGCTGGACCTCGCCGGCGGTGCGGACGGCGACGCGCGGGACGGCCCGGACGCTCGGGACGACGGTGTCCGCACGTGGCACCTGACGTTCGACGGCGGAGCCGGGGAGGAGGCCGCGCTGGCCGCGCTGCTGGCGGGCCGGCCCCCGGTCGTGCGGGTGGTCGACCTCGCGGCGGGCCGCACGCTCGCCGCGGGACGTCCCGGCAGCGAGACGCCGGGCGTGGTGGTCGCCGCCTTCGAGGATCTCCTGGCGCGTTGCACGCAGCTCGTCCTCGCGGCCCTCGACGGTCCGCGGCCCGGCGCCGGGCGCCCCGCCGCGCCGGACCTGCCCGCCGACGGAGAGTCGCCGGAGCTCCGCCCCGGACGGGCGACGTCGCACGCGGCCAGGTCGGTGCTGCGCGCCGCCGTGCACCGCGTCTACCGCCAGCTCTACCGTGCGCCGCACTGGCGCGTGGGCTGGCGCCGGGTGGACGGTCCGGACGTCCTCGACCTGGGCGCGCACCCGCCCGGGGGCTGGCACGAGCTGCCGGACGACGGGCAGCACTTCTACGCCGACCCCTTCCCGCTCGCCGTCGACGGCCGGACGTACCTGTTCGTCGAGGACTTCGACCACGGGCTCGGGCGCGGGGTGGTCTCGGTCGTGGAGTTCACCGACGACGGCCCGGCCGGCGTCCCGCGGCCCGTGCTGGAGCACGCGGTGCACCTGTCCTACCCGTTCGTCCTGCACGAGCACGGCGAGTTCTGGATGATCCCGGAGACCTCGGCCGCCGGGACGGTCGAGCTGTACCGGGCGGGCGGCTTCCCGGAGGGCTGGTCCCTGGAGGAGGTGCTGCTCGAGGGGGGCGAGGTCAGCGACGCGACCGCCTTCCGGCACCGCGGCCGCTGGTGGCTCAGCGCGACCGTAAGGGACGGTGGCTCCTACTCCGACGCGCTGCACCTGTGGTCCGCCGACCGGCTCCAGGGGCCGTGGCGGCCGCACGCGGCCAACCCGGTGCTCGTCGACATCTCCTCCGCCCGCCCGGCGGGGAGGGTGGTGTCCCGCGGCGGCCGGCTCGTCCGGCCCGTCCAGGACGGGCGCGGCGGGTACGGTGCCGCCCTCGCGCTGGCGGAGATCACCCGGCTCGACGACGAGGCGTTCGAACAGCGCGTCGTCGCCAGGCTCGGGCCGGGACCGCAGTGGCCGGGGCGCCGGCTGCACACCCTCAACCGCGCCGGCTGGCTCGAGGTGATCGACGGTTCCGGCTACTCGCCGCGGTTCCGCCACCTCCGCCTGCCGGGGCGCCGCTGA